GAAAAAACCTGATTTTTTTAGCAAAATAAGGAATGAGAACTGGTGAAACGCTTTCATACTTCCTTTCCTTAGAATACTGGCCGAATGCTCTGGATAAATGGTTGTTTTTATAAATTTTCTGAAAAATCATCATTGCAAAAGAAAACTCCTGCTGCCAAGCAGGAGAAGATTTTCAGTGATTTTGCTGATTCAATTCGGTCATGGCCTCCTGGACGAGCGTAACCGCCTGGCTCATGGCCGCTCCGCCACCAAAAGCTGCTGTTACTCCTACTGCCTCAAGAATCTCTTCTTCGGACGCCCCTTGATCAATGCAGCCTTTGGTGTGGTAAATAATGCAGTATTCATCCTGAGAATATAAACTGATGCCGAGCGCGATCAGCTGCTTCTCTTTTTGGGATA
This DNA window, taken from Cytobacillus sp. FSL H8-0458, encodes the following:
- a CDS encoding carboxymuconolactone decarboxylase family protein — encoded protein: MEHYHEPSNSIEEALHDYKVGLGVFTEKMPDLAKHYNAFTEACFKEGVLSQKEKQLIALGISLYSQDEYCIIYHTKGCIDQGASEEEILEAVGVTAAFGGGAAMSQAVTLVQEAMTELNQQNH